A single window of Candoia aspera isolate rCanAsp1 chromosome 3, rCanAsp1.hap2, whole genome shotgun sequence DNA harbors:
- the LOC134493603 gene encoding holocytochrome c-type synthase isoform X2, which translates to MGLSASSPLATLQTTVSEQSQAETSQCPMHQKNMEGCPMKSGDSSSEKQNPPVPAHQERAYEYVQCPVTSQTQEEIDPRNMMPPPNQLPSPGQPFPLSTAREESTIPRAYSEQNWIYPSEQMFWNAMLRKGWRWKDDDMSPEDMTNIIKIHNRNNEQAWKEILKWELLHVRECPCGPTLIRFGGKAKEYSPRARIRSWMGYELPFDRHDWIVDRCGTKVRYVIDYYDGGKVDKNYQFTILDVRPAFDSLSAVWDRMKVAWWRWTS; encoded by the exons ATGGGTTTATCTGCATCCTCTCCATTAGCTACGCTTCAGACAACTGTATCAGAACAGTctcaggctgaaacctcacaatgtCCTATGCATCAGAAGAACATGGAAG GCTGTCCCATGAAATCAGGTGACAGTTCCAGTGAGAAGCAGAACCCACCTGTTCCTGCACATCAAGAAAGAGCATATGAATATGTACAATGCCCTGTTACATCTCAGACACAAGAAGAGATTGATCCTAGAAATATG ATGCCACCCCCTAATCAACTACCATCCCCTGGGCAACCTTTTCCATTATCTACAGCAAGAGAAGAGTCTACTATTCCTAGAGCTTATTCAGAACAAAATTGGATTTATCCCTCAGAACAGATGTTTTGGAATGCAATGCTTAGAAAAGG ATGGAGATGGAAAGATGATGACATGAGCCCTGAAGATATGACTAATATTATCAAGATTCATAATCGGAACAATGAACAGGCTTGGAAGGAAATTTTAAAATGGGAATTACTTCATGTTAG GGAGTGTCCATGTGGACCAACACTTATTCGATTTGGAGGTAAAGCTAAGGAATACTCTCCGAGAGCTAGAATACGATCCTGGATGGG ttatGAACTGCCTTTCGATAGACATGATTGGATTGTTGACCGCTGTGGAACAAAAGTCCGATATGTTATTGATTATTATGATGGAGGAAAAGTAGATAAGAACTATCAGTTTACCATTTTGGATGTTCGTCCTGCTTTCGATTCCCTGTCTGCTGTGTGGGACAGGATGAAGGTGGCTTGGTGGCGTTGGACttcataa
- the LOC134493603 gene encoding holocytochrome c-type synthase isoform X1, translating into MGLSASSPLATLQTTVSEQSQAETSQCPMHQKNMEGCPMKSGDSSSEKQNPPVPAHQERAYEYVQCPVTSQTQEEIDPRNMMPPPNQLPSPGQPFPLSTAREESTIPRAYSEQNWIYPSEQMFWNAMLRKGWRWKDDDMSPEDMTNIIKIHNRNNEQAWKEILKWELLHVRQCPCGPTLIRFGGKAKEYSPRARIRSWMGYELPFDRHDWIVDRCGTKVRYVIDYYDGGKVDKNYQFTILDVRPAFDSLSAVWDRMKVAWWRWTS; encoded by the exons ATGGGTTTATCTGCATCCTCTCCATTAGCTACGCTTCAGACAACTGTATCAGAACAGTctcaggctgaaacctcacaatgtCCTATGCATCAGAAGAACATGGAAG GCTGTCCCATGAAATCAGGTGACAGTTCCAGTGAGAAGCAGAACCCACCTGTTCCTGCACATCAAGAAAGAGCATATGAATATGTACAATGCCCTGTTACATCTCAGACACAAGAAGAGATTGATCCTAGAAATATG ATGCCACCCCCTAATCAACTACCATCCCCTGGGCAACCTTTTCCATTATCTACAGCAAGAGAAGAGTCTACTATTCCTAGAGCTTATTCAGAACAAAATTGGATTTATCCCTCAGAACAGATGTTTTGGAATGCAATGCTTAGAAAAGG ATGGAGATGGAAAGATGATGACATGAGCCCTGAAGATATGACTAATATTATCAAGATTCATAATCGGAACAATGAACAGGCTTGGAAGGAAATTTTAAAATGGGAATTACTTCATGTTAGGCAA TGTCCATGTGGACCAACACTTATTCGATTTGGAGGTAAAGCTAAGGAATACTCTCCGAGAGCTAGAATACGATCCTGGATGGG ttatGAACTGCCTTTCGATAGACATGATTGGATTGTTGACCGCTGTGGAACAAAAGTCCGATATGTTATTGATTATTATGATGGAGGAAAAGTAGATAAGAACTATCAGTTTACCATTTTGGATGTTCGTCCTGCTTTCGATTCCCTGTCTGCTGTGTGGGACAGGATGAAGGTGGCTTGGTGGCGTTGGACttcataa